The following coding sequences are from one Dama dama isolate Ldn47 chromosome 8, ASM3311817v1, whole genome shotgun sequence window:
- the TMEM237 gene encoding transmembrane protein 237 has protein sequence MGKIVIATPHPLESTPAGPRLQRPLSRKRSPEKPHRVSVLPLAPTLLRGGWGSEPPVRRSLMTHCACARGQPGGCEPGRGVSYPRPGAGASGGPSFRRNGEEAGGKQALVTFSLVEPFYFLGTVLHEPFHLCQDDIPLSRPKKKKPRTKTPLASAASEGLVQTAAHRPPEGSEPPAQDSTERQEAPAQRRQKKTRLPLELETAFTQKKTASPSLLPNENGINVEPDEEPVIQKPRRKMKKTQPAELHYANELGVEDEDIITDEQSSPEQQSVFTAPTGISQPVGKVFVEKSRRFQAADRSELIKTTEKIDVSMDMKPSWTTRDVALSVHRAFRMIGVFSHGFLAGCAVWNIVVIYVLAGDELSDLSNLLQQYKTLAYPFQSLLYLLLALSTVSAFDRIDFAKTSVAIRNFLALDPRALASFLYFTALILSLSQQMTSDRIHLYTPSSVNGSLWAEGIEEQVLQPWIVVNLVVALLVGLSWLFLSYRPGMDLSEELMFSSDVEEYPDKGIKASS, from the exons ATGGGAAAAATCGTGATTGCTACTCCGCACCCGCTGGAGTCTACCCCCGCGGGGCCCCGACTTCAACGCCCACTTTCCCGCAAGAGGAGCCCGGAAAAGCCACACCGGGTCTCCGTGCTCCCCCTCGCTCCCACCCTGCTGCGTGGAGGCTGGGGGTCAGAACCGCCTGTGCGGCGCAGCTTGATGACGCATTGCGCCTGCGCGCGCGGCCAGCCAGGCGGGTGTGAACCCGGGCGGGGTGTGAGTTACCCGCGCCCGGGAGCCGGCGCCTCCGGAGGGCCCAGTTTTAGACGCAATGGGGAAGAAGCAGGTGGTAAGCAAGCCTTAGTTACTTTCAGTTTAGTTGAGCCGTTCTACTTTTTAGGAAC CGTCCTCCACGAGCCCTTCCACCTGTGCCAAG aTGATATTCCACTTAGTCGTCCTAAGAAAAAGAAGCCCAGAACGAAAACCCCACTTG CCAGTGCTGCTTCAGAAGGTCTTGTTCAGACTGCTGCTCACAGACCACCTGAGGGCAGCGAGCCACCAGCCCAAGACTCCACAGAACGTCAAGAAGCTCCTGCTCAGCGGAGGCAGAAGAAAACGAGGCTACCTCTTG AATTGGAGACTGCCTTTACCCAGAAGAAGACAGCTAGTCCATCTTTATTACCAAATGAAAATGGTATCAATGTGGAGCCAGATGAGGAGCCAGTTATTCAGAAACCTCGAAGAAAGATGAA GAAAACCCAGCCAGCGGAATTACATTATGCCAATGAACTAGGAGTTGAAGATGAAGACATAATTACTGATGAGCAAAGTAGTCCAGAACAACAATCTGTATTCACTGCACCCACGGGCATTAGCCAGCCTGTAGGCAAAGTGTTTGTGGAGAAAAGCA GGCGATTCCAAGCTGCTGATCGTTCAGAGTTGATTAAGACCACAGAAAAGATCGATGTGTCGATGGACATGAAACCTTCCTGGACGACCAGAGATGTTGCACTGTCGGTGCATCGGGCTTTCCG GATGATTGGTGTCTTCTCCCATGGCTTCCTCGCTGGCTGTGCTGTGTGGAACATTGTTGTGATCTATGTTCTGGCAGGAGATGAGCTTTCTGACCTCTCAAACCTTCTGCAACAATACAAGACATTAGCATATCCATTCCAGAGTCTTCTCTACTTGCTTTTGGCTCTGAGTACAGTTTCAGCCTTTGACAG GATTGACTTTGCTAAAACGTCAGTAGCAATCCGAAATTTTCTTGCTCTGGATCCAAGAGCTTTAGCATCTTTCT TGTACTTTACTGCTCTTATATTATCTCTGAGTCAACAAATGACAAGTGACAGAATCCACCTTTACACACCTTCTTCTGTTAACGGCAGCCTCTG GGCAGAAGGAATTGAGGAGCAGGTTCTCCAGCCATGGATTGTGGTGAATCTGGTGGTGGCCCTTCTGGTTGGGTTATCGTGGCTTTTTTTGTCTTACAGGCCAGGCATGGATCTTAGTGAag AGTTGATGTTCTCCTCAGATGTGGAAGAATATCCTGATAAAGGAATCAAAGCCTCTTCATAG